The Cololabis saira isolate AMF1-May2022 chromosome 23, fColSai1.1, whole genome shotgun sequence genomic sequence ATTTTGCGGGCCTCTGCCTTCTTTCTGTTGGCTGAGCAGAACTCAACTGTTAATCGGGATAAAGCCACTATACATTGAAATGGCCACTGAATATATCAAATATGATTAAAACTGAAGTGAGGTACAATCATAGGCCCAACCAAATTATGCCTTACCTGtctgaattatgtttttgtatttcattttcaaCTGCTGCCAAGTGCGCCTGTGGGGTTGCATCTAAATGACTCAtgattcaataccattccaccactgttttcatctgtaatatcataagacagtgtgcttaaatgttgaatgaatactgcattcaaacgtACGCATTGACTCGggcagcaactttctcccacgccaattgtctctcctttgctgctgcgttgcttttttttccgaaatgtgctctcatactcgccatacgcatgTATTAaaacttctaactccagtggcgtgaagtaagtggatcttttgttgtcaccggttgccatggtgaatcgtagtatcagggctccattgatgaaggctttttattttcttcatcaaGGTTAACATACTCAGAGTTGAGCAAGTGCTGACAGGAACCAGtgatggcgcttttccactagtacctactcagcatgcctcgtccttgtttgtttttaaacacccaggtgagaagtggacgggttggagcgaagctgctgtgacttaccctgcgttcacactgcagtGGACGGGGCttacagtgggcggggctaaagctgcgctgcagaagtggagggaacagtagtttcctatttcaccataaatcacactttgggacgccttctttatattttagcgttatttccgcatagataagagtgagtttgatgatCCTTAACacgtttggtccgcggatcaacatccaccgccagcgagcccttgctcccggtgaaggctgatttatggttccgcgtcacaccaacgcagaccctacggagtagggttcgcggcgacgcgcaccgtaccgcAACCCTACGCCGtccatttaacacagaaccataattcaggcgaagctgcagtctgtctgcgctgatactgacacaccgggtcggagcggatttggtcatgatgtttgacctgtgttttgtgattaataagcacggtttttaattattttgcgttggatcgatgtagcaaataaaatcgttgggaccatccagctcctcaatcATCAGATACCTGTTTCACGTGagtagttcaggtaaaaacggctgtcaaatcagcaaaaatgtccgtttgctggatgaaatacattaattcctgataaaataagtgtgttagtgcacagctatgctcatgtgtgcatgtgaatgagtgtacatttgtgtgtacacgaaagtacaatctgcattgaggcttcttgcttcgggaatcccagtctgtgattggacgctgcttcggcgtcgccgctgctcatttgcataaatttccttcttttcaacttcaaattgacgcccTGCTTCGGCTGCTCCCGACGCCTCCGCTGCTCCCGCTGCATCTcgacgcgcgttttcatagaaaatgaatggcagccggctgcctatgacgcccgtgacgtcAATTGgcaactcttttttttgtctgtttgtgtcggtgctgatgagaaatcagctgggagccgcgagcggctgagaagtgacagagctcctggtagatcgttccttatcgtccatctacatccctttttattctctcctcagccaccaggtttatgaacatctgcaccccagagttggatcacgaaacagacgtttgcgctaacattgcctgttgaataaaattgcCACAAGCCGCGAGTCTCGCGCTGATtcctgcttcctgattcaaacgtctgacagccccgcccccccgaccaatccCCGACTGTGTATTGTGAGaaagggccgactcagcacacttagaacctcggcagaataggtacagaaaaagtatctattcggcacgcctccacctgcCTCGGCCcttagtggaaaagtgcaagaCGAGGGCGTAGCGAGTGGaggcgggctgagtaggtactaaatggtaaatggcttacacttatatagcgctttccagctatactcctacagccccaaagcgctttacactgcaaacattcacccacacacaccggttgtcggcggagctgccaaacacaacggcgctggcctgacaaccgggagcaaccgggggattcagtgtcttgcccaaggacactttggtggacacaggcggaactagggttcgaaccactgaccttcaggttcatgggcaaacgctctaccaactgagccaccttccccctactagtggaaaagcgctatAAGAGACCATCTCTCATGTGTTGGCCTCCCTTCATGGGTTATCCATAACATCTACAATCAATGTCAAAGACAGTGGACACCGAGGACCAGGGCTGGTGTTGCGCCACAAagggagtgctggttcagttattagaaagtaattaataattgtcttacgatagttattaataaccAATAAAGACgatgacttatcaaaatgaatccaTTAAAACGGGGCACgacctgacttatcaggaaataataactaaacagcaaagtCAATCTCAAAGTAGACGTTATTCCCTACGTGtcagcctgttgccagggggggcgttacagaataacagtgaaggaaggagcaCAGAACTTTGCAACCatcagctgtgacaaatatctataaaatgaacacaaacaacttctctcattcaaatcaatcagaatttatttacaaaagTCTTAAAAGAAAGCTAAACAAAACTTGGGATGAATTccgatgcctaaactacacataaacaaatactaactaaacattaaacacaaacttcagatcatctataTGTGGGTGTGTGTCAGTGCGTATGTGAGAATTAtttctttcaaactaaattaactaaactaaattggtgcattttaactgaactctcaaaataaatgatatcagcactgatcacaaatgtacactttttatccagtgtgaatacgttggtgactccttaGATGACTTGATTGgctaaaagccgctccacactgatcacatctgtaaggcttttctccagtgtgaatacgttggtgtctccTTAAAGTACCTTGctcggcaaaagccgctccacactgatcacatctgtaaggcttttctccagtgtgactacgttggtgaatcttcaAACTAtcttgccgggcaaaagccactccacactgatcacatctgtagggcttttctccagtgtgactACGTTGGTGAATCGTCAAAtgaccttgctgggcaaaagccgctccacactgttcacatctgtaaggcttgtttccagtgtgaatacgttggtgagtcgtcaAATGACCTTGCCAGGCAAAAgcagctccacactgatcacatctgtaaggcttgtttcCAGTGTGAGTACATTGGTGAGTCGTCAAAtgaccttgctgggcaaaagctgctccacactgatcacatctgtaaggcttttctccggtgtgaatacgttggtgcctCCTTAAAGCACCTtgatgggcaaaagccgctccacactgatcacaactgtaaggtttttctccagtgtgaatacgttggtgtttcCTAAGATCACCTtgatgggcaaaagccgctccacactgatcacatctgtaaggtttttctccagtgtgaatacgttggtgaatcttcaAACTAtcttgccgggcaaaagccactccacactgatcacatctgtaaggtttttctccagtgtgaatacgttggtgtttcCTAAGATCACCTtgatgggcaaaagccgctccacactgatcacatctgtaaggcttttctccagtgtgaatacgttggtgactcgttaaAGCACTTTGCTGAGCAAAatccgctccacactgatcacatctgtatggtttgtttccagtgtgaatacgttggtgagtcgtcaAAGTATCTtgttgggcaaaagccgctccacactgatcacatctgtaaggcttttctccagtgtgaatacgttggtgcctCCTTAAAGCACTTTGCTGGACAAaggccgctccacactgatcacatttgtaaggcttttctccagtgtgaatacgttggtgtcgcTTTAGGTGACCTTGTCGgacaaaagccgctccacactgatcacatctgtgaggcttgtctccagtgtgaatacgttggtgttgcTTTAGTTGACCTTgtcgggcaaaagccgctccacactgatcacatctgtatggcttttctccagtgtgaatacgttggtgagtcgtcaAATTATCTtgttgggcaaaagccgctccacactgatcacatctgtaaggcttttctccagtgtgaatacgttggtgagtccttaaaGCACCTtgatgggcaaaagccgctccacactgatcacatctgtaaggcttttctccagtgtgaatacgttggtgaatccttaaagcaccttgctgggcaaaagccgctccgcactgatcacatttgtgaggcttgtctccagtgtgaatacgttggtgcctCCTTAAAGCACTTTGCTGGACAAaggccgctccacactgatcacatttgtgaggcttgtctccagtgtgaatacgttggtgttgcTTTAAGTTACCTTTTTGGGCAAAaactgctccacactgatcacagctgtacggtttatcaccagtgtgagttttcttatgaatcttcaggtttgatgaagtggtgaacACTTGCTTGCAATCATCACACCAGTGTCTTTTGGGTCttcctttatgattctgtaacagagaagatgacttacattatcttggctgcattatcaaaagccttttcagtttcaTTCAAATGCTGCCTGTCATGTTTTTTCATGTGAGACAATTAAGTTTATCTtctgaggactaatgttaaacaTATTTAGCTACAACTagtacttaaaggagccgtctgtaagaaatgtccaaaactggtactgcagtcactttcaaaatattgttgagcggtgTGTaccctccccccgaccagaggttgccaggtaggctgcagaattcagcaggaacgtaggctgccataattagagccgagctggcaacccggatgccgaaacaatactgactttgtgattgggagataggtggagggtggagcttcagaaacaatactgacttggtgattggaagataggtggagggtggagcttcagaaacaatactgacttggtgattgggagataggtggagggtggagcttcagaaacaatacggacttggtgattgggagataggtggagggtggagcttcagaaacaatactgacttggtgattggaagataggtggagggtggagcttcagaaacaatactgacttggtgattgggagataggtggagggtggagcttcagaaacaatacggacttggtgattgggagataggtggagggtggagcttcagaaacaatactgacttggtgattgggagataggtggagggtggagcttcaggccaaaacaaaaaatgacaacataaacatcagttgagggctgcaactcctctttttaaactggaatatcctggcttgagtgctgttgtcagtgacaaaagtatttga encodes the following:
- the LOC133424548 gene encoding zinc finger protein 658B-like, encoding MSGIARCGSNQALVWLEKLNSAFQRCDKPINHSFTKGYNHKGRPKRHWCDDCKQVFTTSSNLKIHKKTHTGDKPYSCDQCGAVFAQKGNLKQHQRIHTGDKPHKCDQCGAAFVQQSALRRHQRIHTGDKPHKCDQCGAAFAQQGALRIHQRIHTGEKPYRCDQCGAAFAHQGALRTHQRIHTGEKPYRCDQCGAAFAQQDNLTTHQRIHTGEKPYRCDQCGAAFARQGQLKQHQRIHTGDKPHRCDQCGAAFVRQGHLKRHQRIHTGEKPYKCDQCGAAFVQQSALRRHQRIHTGEKPYRCDQCGAAFAQQDTLTTHQRIHTGNKPYRCDQCGADFAQQSALTSHQRIHTGEKPYRCDQCGAAFAHQGDLRKHQRIHTGEKPYRCDQCGVAFARQDSLKIHQRIHTGEKPYRCDQCGAAFAHQGDLRKHQRIHTGEKPYSCDQCGAAFAHQGALRRHQRIHTGEKPYRCDQCGAAFAQQGHLTTHQCTHTGNKPYRCDQCGAAFAWQGHLTTHQRIHTGNKPYRCEQCGAAFAQQGHLTIHQRSHTGEKPYRCDQCGVAFARQDSLKIHQRSHTGEKPYRCDQCGAAFAEQGTLRRHQRIHTGEKPYRCDQCGAAFSQSSHLRSHQRIHTG